The following coding sequences are from one Pecten maximus unplaced genomic scaffold, xPecMax1.1, whole genome shotgun sequence window:
- the LOC117318872 gene encoding uncharacterized protein LOC117318872, with protein sequence MAAAPAATDSLKKIPDNISPSFLPDSKSLSDKVLQKGLNYFSQGYIHNIKIKETENDVRVDARCWRSMRKSEEPHRLHVDIGTETISQSFCSCKVGLNGHCSHIVGLLKSLQGFKLHNFSCVPDQQSCTSVPQQWHVPRGAKIQPVPLNQVVVARPKEDRKRKPLTCGVDENYRLPEVTTADKLKLAALNGTPLQHLMFNSAPELTTEVFGQLPLGSILSYQTRNLKKPQVQVSSDGCGDTCVTKPPPITLPIEFKDLNQQHHIDQDQATQIEIETRAQASSQLWLDSRKNRVTSSNFGKILKRKAKPSSSFLDTIFDTKQIHSAPLEYGKRTESSGKRKYLKQFPSRHFHECGLVVNPEFSFLGASPDGKLCCDGQSGIAEIKCPFSARNMTITNACDQAQRFCLEKVNGKMNLKKSHEYYAQVQGQLMITGCDFCEFIVYTHCDLFVQRILPDIPYMTDMLYKLSTFYKEYAPRL encoded by the exons ATGGCGGCCGCTCCAGCAGCAACAGACTCGCTGAAAAAAATTCCAGACAACATATCGCCTTCCTTTCTACCCGATAGTAAATCTTTATCAGATAAAGTGCTGCAGAAGGGTTTAAACTATTTTAGTCAAGGCTATATCcacaatataaaaatcaaagaGACTGAGAATGACGTAAGAGTTGATGCAAGATGCTGGCGTTCAATGCGAAAATCTGAGGAACCACATCGGCTTCATGTTGACATCGGGACAGAAACGATTTCGCAGTCATTTTGTTCTTGTAAAGTTGG ATTGAATGGCCATTGTTCACACATAGTTGGTCTTTTGAAAAGTCTGCAAGGATTTAAATTACACAACTTCTCCTGTGTACCGGACCAACAGAGTTGCACCAGTGTACCTCAACAGTGGCATGTTCCTCGAGGAGCAAAAATACAACCTGTTCCTCTGAATCAGGTTGTGGTGGCTAGGCCAAAGGAAGACAGGAAACGAAAACCACTGACATGTGGAGTAGATGAAAACTACAG ATTGCCAGAAGTCACTACAGCAGATAAATTAAAGCTGGCTGCATTGAATGGGACACCACTTCAGCATCTCATGTTTAATTCTGCACCAGAATTAACAACAGAAGTCTTTGGACAACTCCCTCTGGGATCAATTCTGTCATACCAG ACAAGGAACTTAAAGAAGCCACAAGTCCAAGTATCATCAGATGGATGTGGAGATACATGTGTGACCAAACCACCACCAATAACATTACCCATAGAGTTTAAGGACTTAAACCAGCAACACCACATTGACCAGGACCAAGCTACTCAAATTGAAATAGAAACTAGAGCCCAGGCAAGTTCTCAACTATGGCTTGACTCCAGAAAAAACAGAGTAACATCATCAAATTTTGGCAagatattaaaaagaaaagcaAAACCTTCTTCGTCATTTTTGGACACAATATTTGATACTAAACAAATTCATTCAGCACCATTAGAATATGGAAAACGAACGGAGAGTAGCGGAAAGagaaaatatctaaaacaaTTCCCTTCCAGGCATTTTCATGAATGTGGACTTGTTGTGAACCCTGAATTTTCATTTCTCGGTGCGTCCCCTGATGGGAAGTTGTGTTGTGATGGCCAAAGTGGGATAGCCGAGATAAAGTGCCCATTCTCTGCACGGAACATGACAATTACGAATGCATGTGACCAGGCTCAACGTTTCTGTTTAGAGAAAGTGAATGGGAAGATGAACTTGAAAAAAAGCCACGAGTACTATGCTCAAGTTCAAGGTCAGCTCATGATCACTGGATGCGACTTCTGCGAGTTCATTGTCTACACGCATTGTGACTTGTTTGTACAAAGAATACTGCCAGACATTCCATATATGACTGACATGTTGTATAAGCTGTCAACTTTTTACAAGGAATATGCTCCTCGTTTATGA
- the LOC117318860 gene encoding uncharacterized protein LOC117318860 gives MVISRPLNMNRKRKPVIASFVDNRKMPLTTSDIAHLKSLSNSPISYLVENGSDTSTVNTPLGPQFIGSALSYHAPLIQPVTQPREVNSDKCGDIAFPKELPSCIDVPAPTPEWGDVSLTQTEAQDIEKSTRSQSDTQLWFTERKKRITASNFGRIMLRKKFINDAFMSTFQERSFTSAPTSYGKANELIAKQMYIKQSGIHIHDIGLVINPKLPFIGATPDAIVCDKMVTGLVEIKCPYSVRDIKKWREI, from the exons ATGGTCATATCCAGACCACTCAATATGAATCGGAAAAGGAAACCAGTTATTGCCTCTTTTGTTGACAATAG GAAAATGCCCCTGACGACATCCGATATTGCTCATTTAAAGAGTCTCAGCAACAGCCCCATTTCATACTTGGTGGAAAATGGAAGTGACACAAGTACAGTTAATACCCCATTAGGCCCCCAGTTCATCGGTTCAGCTCTAAGCTATCAT GCTCCCCTTATACAACCTGTCACTCAACCAAGGGAGGTAAATTCTGACAAATGTGGAGATATAGCATTTCCTAAGGAGCTACCCAGCTGTATTGATGTACCAGCACCAACACCAGAATGGGGGGATGTATCATTAACCCAAACAGAGGCACAGGATATTGAAAAGTCAACTCGCTCTCAGTCAGATACACAACTGTGGTTCAcagagagaaagaaaagaatCACTGCATCAAACTTTGGTAGGATAATGCTTCGAAAAAAATTTATAAATGATGCTTTCATGAGCACTTTTCAGGAGCGAAGTTTTACATCAGCTCCAACATCTTATGGAAAGGCAAATGAACTAATAGccaaacaaatgtacatcaaaCAAAGTGGCATCCATATCCATGATATTGGCCTTGTGATAAACCCCAAGCTACCCTTTATAGGAGCTACCCCAGATGCAATTGTCTGTGACAAAATGGTTACTGGATTAGTTGAAATCAAGTGCCCATATTCTGTGAGAGACAT AAAAAAATGGAGGGAAATATGA